GGTTGGAAGAAAACTTGTTGAGCTTCAACCAGATCATGATGGCTTCAATGTTTTACTGTCCAACATATATGCTTCAAAAGGTAATTGGAATGATGTACTCGAGATTAGGGGCACGATGATGCAAAATATGGTGGTGAAGATACCAGGTTGTAGCATGATTGAAGCGAATGGAACAATTCATGAGTTCCTTGCTGGAGATAAGACTCATCCTCAGATAAAGAAAATGGAGCATATTTTGGATGAGATAGCTAGCAGATTGAAAATGGAAGGTTATGCCCACACATGAAGTTCCCCTTGAcattgatgaagaagagaaagaaactaCTCTCTTTAGACATAGTGAAAAGCTCGCCATTGCGTTTGGGCTTATCACTCTTGCACCACCTACCCCGATCAGAATAATGAAGAATCTTCGAATTTGTATTGATTGTCATACAGTGGCGAAATTCATTTCTAGGGTTTACAATCGTGACATTGTGGTGAGAGATCGACATCTATTTCACCACTTTAAGCAGGGGTCTTGTTCATGCATGGATTATTGGTAACAAAATTTACAACCAGGCAAACAGGATGATATAGTCGTCAATCAAAATATCTTCAAAGTAAGATATCAAAAGAGGAACCTTTCGCCTGCTCGCATGATGTCACAACAACGTAAGGTTTTATAGATTTTAGCAGTTGTTGATTAGCATCTCtttgttatattttcttttccgtTTTCAGTTGATAAGTGAATTCATGGATCTTATTTCAATTTCTTGCTTTAGGTGCGATtgaatttttatgtttattcCTTCTCTTTTGTAAGTATCATCAGATTGATTGTAGCAAGCTTCAAGGGCTTGTATTCATATTTTGGTTTCTGTGCAGTTCAGGTGACAAACGTTTATAGCCCCATCGGTTTTTGATGACCAATGTACGTATGCAATAAAATGCGTAACCATCAACGATGTTCTCTTTCTTATAGGGACTGTAATGAGGTAAGTTTGAAGTTTTTTTACCCAATATTATGTGTGATGTTGATGGTGATGGGTTATGAGAGAATCCACACGAATGAGGTGGTGCAATAGGCAGCAGGATGGGTCAATTGGTCCCATCTCCAACGACTACTTGGTTCATACTTAGTTTTTCTTGATCATAGTATGAGCTATGAACTTGCAGCCAATCGCCGATCCATATGTTTatgtatctttctttttttgccttttgttttaaatttttcgCTCACTCTTAGTTACATTGATTGAATATCTTACTTTCGTCTTAGcatgtgtattttgtatatttggTTATACCTTCTTTATTTGacagttttttaaaaaattgttggTCTTTTATCCCTTGGAAATTCCGAAATTCAGGACCCCATTTTGCACATGTTGATATTAAGCAAGAGAGGGCCAATGCAGAGCaagtaagaaaaaaagaagcagaatTATTAGAAGAATTTGGGTTATGCGGTTATGACTCTGTGAGAGGAGTTCCCAGCAGTCTTTTATGGGAGCTCAGTTTTGATATTTACAGGTTTGATCTCTGACTTTCTATCTCTATTGTTCTGTTTTCGTTTTAAATCTATGTTCTTTTAAGGAGGAAATGAAAATTTGTTGAACTTTATGTTCTAATTAGATTGATCACCGCCTAATGACTTGACTTGATTGAATCTGTACCttatgttttttacttttttctgCAAATGGATTGGGTTAATTGCTGAGAGTTTTAACTAAGAAAACATTGATATTATCCAATTTGGTTACAGATTGACTCCCAATTTTTATATGCAATTTGTTTATACCAAGGATCACAATATTATGGCCTTTCTTTGTTAGTGACCTAATGTTGATGGTTGGTCTTATAATTGACTATTGACGCACTATCATGGTGATTGAATCTGTACCTTACGTTATTTCTGCGAATAGACTGGGTTAATTGTTGAGAGTAAATTATGAAGGCCATTATTTTTTCCTAGCTAAAATTATGAAGGccatttctttttttgcttctgAAAGAATCTATTGTGGTTTCTATACGTGAATGACAAAATGCTGTCTACTTGCAGGGTGCCAAGGCCTGCCATAGGACCCATTATCCATATAGATCTTGCTTCTTTCTTAAATGACTGACAACTGGGTTGCAACTTGCAACGCTGAGTTGATAGTTGATGAATTTGGAGAGGAGCTTTTGGAGGAGCTTGATAATACATTGGTAATAGTGGGAAGTTCCAGACCTAAAGCTGGAGGAACTACACCTTATGTTGGTAAATGGTTGGCAATCTATCATTCAAGCTATTTCCTTCTGAAGCTGTATGAACCTTTCGCCTCTACTAGCCCTATTTCTACATTGCTGCTTAGATGTTGTCGTTGGTGGAATCTAATCTGATTGTGAGGAGGGGATGCTCTGAAGGTATGATTTAAGATTTCAACATGAGCGATCATTAAGTTCTATAATAATTGTCATTTTGTTGTTAGACTAGTGATGGTTCTAATGAATTATATGTCTACATTCCCCTTGCCGCATGATAATGTGCACTGGCAGCACAGCCTTGCTAAATCTTTTGGTGGGTTTAAGCATCAGAAGGCAATTATAAGTTTATAGAgattcttgatttctttctgcTTATTTCATGAGATTCTAAGCTGTCCTCAACAAATGAAGTTCTGTGCTTCCAAAGGTTTCCACTTTGTTTCTGCTTATATGTTTATATCTCTATTTCATATCGAcccaatgaaaaaaaatgaactaGATTCTTTGCCCTTGACATATCTCATGGCCTCTCATTTTGGACCACCacaagttttttttaatctttggaGTTTACTGTCTCTTTAAGCCCTGGTCTTGTGCGCCATCCCTATGGACAGCcactttaacaaaaaaaaagaaagtacaaGTGATAAAAAGAATAATTAACACTCTAATTATTAGTGTAGTGAAGAGgataatggatttttttttataatccgtccaattttttataatttaatttcacatcttaaaaaaaaaaaaaaacacaaaggttTGGATATTAAACACATAATCATGTGTTGTGAACCCAAATATATTAGATTCTAGTTGAGTGTTCGCCAACAAAATTACAGAAACACTGGAATCTCATCAAATCTGaagtgctttttttttaaacttatgAAAAAAAAGTTTGGTAGTGTGGGTATGATGGGTCGAGTTTAAGTTAATATTGAATATTCAAAAAGTAAACTTGTATTATTTCATTCTCCCTtatagggggaaaaaaatctGATAATTTCTAGATTTGAAACTGGATCGAGGTAGGTCTGTTCTCAAACATTCCAGCCCATCTTTAAGGAGAGCTTTGCTTTTTTGCCAACTTTAAGGTgctttattagtttatttattaaGGTAAGTTTTCTTTTGGGGGCCATATCTCAACTCTTAAGCTTTGAGAATTTCTCAAAACAAACcagtattcttttttttttaaatatcgccAAGAAATATATTTAgggttgagaaatatgtttctcattgaaatcgaattttAGAAACACATATATTTAACTCAGTgttgattgtcaaccgaaccaaTATTCAGTAGTGAAACTCGCAAGAAttagataaaaataaattttttaaaaaaaaacctcaggAAATTAACATATTTGGTCTCTTTTTCAATGAAATCTTACGAAAATAATTGTTCTATGCAGCCAATTTAACtggtaaaatttaaaaaaaaaagcagaagaaaaagaaacttgtATCCTGAAGAAAATGACTTGTTTTTCAGGTGTGAATTTTAGTGTTGGTACAACTACAGGTGGTAAGTAAGGAAGCCTTGTGAGATACAAAATTGGATTCGACAATAAAGCATCTCATCAATCATAACTCTTCCTTCCAACTTTCACTTTAAATGACGCTAGGCTTGCTTGTGTCATCACTCTCACCTTCTTCTTTTGATGCTTATTTTATCAAAAGTTCTTCCTTGCTCCATCCTTCCAATATCCAGTCCAACATTACATTATCATAATTCATATCCCCCAAAGTAAATTCTCAAGTaatattcacacacacacatatgtatatatatatgtatgtatatacccAGATAAGATAAGAGATAGTAGTGtgaaaacccaaaaagaaaTTCCTAAAATCAAAGTGATTATCAAAGGACTACTGTAAATAGATCCACAATATTCTATGGACAATAGGAACATAAGGGACAGCTTGACAGAGGAATCCTAAGACCGTACACTAAGACATGTTATGCAGAGCATGTAACACGATCATTAAAAAGGTTTAAAGCAAGcgtaagttaaaaaaaatgaagcaattTAACAATCTACACTTTTGATCAAGATGAAATCAGTGTAAATGAATAGGGAAATCTTATCCAAATGTCACACTGGTGGCACTTTATAGCTTGAACCCTATGACAAGCAAGGTAGCCAAATTGAGCTTTATTCCGGCGTACATGAACTATAAAAGGCCATGTTGGTATCAACACAAGTCACCACACTCTCTTCTCACTCACTCACTACTTGCTAGCTTTACCTTGTGGCTTTGAGCAATGGCAATGACACTGGCACCAGCACCTCGCGGCGCAGCCAAGATCAGAGGCGAGCGCAATCCCTTTGCAAACTCAGATGACAATGCAATGATGAAGCAAATTCTGGCAACTCATGCTCCTGATGGTCGCCAAATGCCTGTCGGATCTCTCCTTCATGTTGTTGAGGACATCTTTCAACGCGCCCACTTTGGCCTTGGTACCATTGCTCATCAGGTATAAAATGTTATTTTCAGCATTCAGTTATGAAATTGAAGATGTTGCTGATGACGTTTATCGTGTGACTTTACTTTGGGAGTAGGGAACACATGCACAACAaatggatgctttggaagatAAGGCTGTTGAAACTGGCTTGGATGAAATGCTTGAAGTACTTTCACATACAATCAGCAAAATTTCCTGCGAGGTTAAAACAGAACACAAATGTAAAGTATGTAGATcgcaaaataattttttccttGTTATATATTTACGTGTGTGATTGCAATAGATATCCTGCAAGTGCTCTGGTGGTGGAGATGCACATGCAACAACTGTGACAATATTCAACTCTGTGACCAGCTACAACTGGGATGTGAAGGTGGTGCTAGCTTTAGCAGCATTTGCAGTGAACTATGGCGAGTTCTGGCTCGTCGCCCAGCTGTACTTGACCAACCCACTGGCAAAAGCAGTTGCATTTCTCAAACAGTTGCCTGAGATACTTGAGCGCGCGGATGCACTGAAACCAAAATTTGATGCACTCAACAACCTCATCAAGGCCATGCTCGATGTGGCCACGTGCATTGTTGAGTTCAATGAGCTTCCCCCTCAGTACATAACAGCTGATACTCCAGAAATGGTAGCTGCCACTGCTCACATTCCCACAGCTGCTTACTGGACAATCCGGAGTATTGTGGCTTGTGAATCACAGATTAGGGGACTTCTAGGCATGGGCCATGAGTAAGTGTAGTTATGTCGACTCTAAGttttcattcattcaaaaccttaaaaaagaGTCATTAATCCCAAAATCATAGAAGCTGATGGCCTTGACAGCTAAATTATGGTTTCGGGAGACTTGATGATTTGACGAAAGTTTGGTATGCTCTCAGGTACATAGCATCCACAACAGAGGCTTGGGAGCTGTCCAGCTTGGCGCACAAAGTCAGCAATATTCACAAACATCTCATGGAGAAGCTCGCTGAATGTTATCGACACATAGGTGAGTCAATTCACTTTGAGTCTCTGTATTTAGCTATTGTGTTACATTACATAGCTTTAAGAACTGGGGTGAAAGAGATATTGGTCTGTTGCAGATGAGAAAAGACACACTGAAGCATATCAATTGCTGGTACGCCTCATGGAGACGCCACATATCGACAATATTAAGATTCTGAAAGCCTTGATATATGCCAAGGACGACCAGCTGCCCCTGTTTGATGGTTCAACCAAGAGAAGGGTTTGCTTCTACAATTCACATCCTCCTTCTCTTCAGGCTAATTACTCCATAGTGACATAATTAATTGAATAGTTTTCTAAGACGTGTGCTTGATGAAACAGGCAAGCATTGATGTGCTGAGGAGGAAGAACGTATTGCTATTCATTTCAGACCTGGACCTTTCTcatgacgagcttttcatcCTTGAACAAATGTACCAGGAAGCAAGGCAGAACCCATCAAGGGCCGAGAGTATGTACGATGTAGTATGGCTACCTGTAGTAGAACGCTCAGTGGCATGGGATGAAACAAAGCAAAAGCAATTTGAAACGCTTCAGCAAATGATGCCATGGTTCTCAGTGTACCACCCCTCATTGCTGGATCCTGCAGTCATCAGATACATCAAGGAGCACTGGCACTTCATCAAGAAACCATTGCTTGTTGTTATTGACTCGCAAGGAAAGGTAGTCAACCAGAACGCAATTCACATGATCTGGATTTGGGGAAGCCAGGCTTTTCCTTTCACCAGGCAGAGAGAGGAAACACTCTGGAAAGAAGAGACCTGGAGAATCGATTTACTTGCCGATACCATTGATCCAGCCATCTTCAACTGGGTATGGTCAATGCAACTTCAACTTTGCTCTCTATATTACCTATATccacaaatcaaacaaattgaGCTCCCCAACCATTTTGAATCCCTCATAATTTTCCAACAACTTTCATATAGAATGCAGGATATGATTGACCTGTATATAACTGGATTACAACCCCAATTCCTTCTTGCAATCCCAATATAAATGTCTACATAGCTCTTTCCCTcattttattcaaatttcaagCCTATCTTGATGATCTAATTAGATTGCAAATTGTATAAGGAGAATTGAAAATATAGGAGTCTTGATCCAACCTTACTTGGGCAAATCTTTAACTGTGAGCTTTTCCGCTGTTTATGTAAATCTTTCAGATTgcagaaaacaaatacatatgCTTGTACGGAGGGGAAGACATAGAATGGATTCGCAAATTCACAAGAAACGCACAAGCTGTGGCTCGTGAAGCCCAAATCTCACTGGAGATGTTGTACGTGGGGAAGAGCAACCCGAGAGAGAAAGTCCGAAAAAACAACGCCATCATTCAAGCAGAGAAGCTTAGCCACGTATTGCAAGACATAACACTGGTTTGGTTCTTCTGGGTCAGGATTGAGAGCATGTGGCACTCAAAGGTTCAACACGGAAAGAGTGTAGAGAACGATCAGATAATGCAGGAGATCATGACGATGCTTAGCTTCGATGGAAGCGAACAAGGATGGGCGGTGATTAGCAGGGGATCTGCAGAGATGGCCAGAGCCAAAGGGGAGACCATCTCCGAGGCCCTCGTTGATTATGAGAAATGGAAAAACCCGGAGAAAGGGTTTGTGAATGCACTGAACGACCATCTCCATGATGTCCACACCGATCATCACTGCAACCGTTTGATCTTGCCAGGGGTCACAGGAGGCATTCCGGAGAGGGTTGTCTGCGCTGAATGTGGCCGTCCCATGGAGAAATTCATCATGTATCGCTGCTGCACCGACTGAGCACACAACAGGTTCCGTCGTTTCGCATTAAAACGCTGTCGTACTGTCTCTGCTTTCCAGTTTATTATCCGAGTCGTTTGTTTCACGTTTGGCTTTTTCAGCTAGGTCTTGTTGTTTCGTTTGTGAATTTACTCGTTTTATGTTGTCATATGTTTATTATTATGCAAAATATTGTACGTTGTTACTTTGTATGTGTGTGGTCAACTTATGactataaactataaagtttATCACGTTTGTCTTTCCGTTTAATTTATGTCaagaaactataaaaaaaaaaacgatcgAAACCGAGCATGAACAACTTTCATGACATTTTCTTTTCCCGATGGCAAAACAAAACCGATAGCTAAGGGCTTTTGCACCGCCAATCACTCCACCTCCTCATGCGCATATATAAGCGTGTGTGTTATATATAACACCTAAGAAGATGATAAGTTGTTCTAAAACGTACATTTCATCAAATAATCTCCTTGCATATTGATTTTTTGAAGGTAATACATAGTAAATACAAAAAATGCAGGTGATGATACGAGAGATTAGTATAATCTCTAAGCAACATGCATGGTTGATTACATAACAGTAAAATGGCCATATATAATTTCTTGAATACTCCAAAATTCAATCAGTTTTAATTAAAGCCTTGGAAACTATAATACAAAGAGAGTTTTGAAGACAATACTTGCACGTCTTGCAGACCACAAAGTCTCTTTAAGTGCCCGGAGCTGCGGGCATTCTATTCTCCTACACGGGACGACGCGAGCTGATCACACAAACTTACCGAAACTCTGCCGACCCACCCATGACACCGAGACATCCACCCACCATAACATCTCCACCTACCACAAAAAATCAAACCTCcaacctaaaaaccctaaaccctaaacaccgAGACATTCACACATGGCTTACCAAACAAATTAAGCAGCTATTTTTCTCCTTATGGAAC
This genomic stretch from Tripterygium wilfordii isolate XIE 37 chromosome 22, ASM1340144v1, whole genome shotgun sequence harbors:
- the LOC119991057 gene encoding protein SIEVE ELEMENT OCCLUSION B-like, whose amino-acid sequence is MAMTLAPAPRGAAKIRGERNPFANSDDNAMMKQILATHAPDGRQMPVGSLLHVVEDIFQRAHFGLGTIAHQGTHAQQMDALEDKAVETGLDEMLEVLSHTISKISCEISCKCSGGGDAHATTVTIFNSVTSYNWDVKVVLALAAFAVNYGEFWLVAQLYLTNPLAKAVAFLKQLPEILERADALKPKFDALNNLIKAMLDVATCIVEFNELPPQYITADTPEMVAATAHIPTAAYWTIRSIVACESQIRGLLGMGHEYIASTTEAWELSSLAHKVSNIHKHLMEKLAECYRHIDEKRHTEAYQLLVRLMETPHIDNIKILKALIYAKDDQLPLFDGSTKRRASIDVLRRKNVLLFISDLDLSHDELFILEQMYQEARQNPSRAESMYDVVWLPVVERSVAWDETKQKQFETLQQMMPWFSVYHPSLLDPAVIRYIKEHWHFIKKPLLVVIDSQGKVVNQNAIHMIWIWGSQAFPFTRQREETLWKEETWRIDLLADTIDPAIFNWIAENKYICLYGGEDIEWIRKFTRNAQAVAREAQISLEMLYVGKSNPREKVRKNNAIIQAEKLSHVLQDITLVWFFWVRIESMWHSKVQHGKSVENDQIMQEIMTMLSFDGSEQGWAVISRGSAEMARAKGETISEALVDYEKWKNPEKGFVNALNDHLHDVHTDHHCNRLILPGVTGGIPERVVCAECGRPMEKFIMYRCCTD